The Triticum aestivum cultivar Chinese Spring chromosome 7B, IWGSC CS RefSeq v2.1, whole genome shotgun sequence genome window below encodes:
- the LOC123162067 gene encoding BTB/POZ and MATH domain-containing protein 3-like: MASLRIDETNGTGQSPAAVWRSQEAKTFGARSMSAVAWELAVPEAFQNHESCYVIDDCLTIHCTVEVLQQQLQQQDSTAIKNCLVLVPPVPSICQDFYNLLRERRSPEPDVTFILEDDGTEVQAHKLLLAMRSPVFCAQFLRGDMKERNARRLKISGLTASAFKAML; the protein is encoded by the coding sequence ATGGCTAGCCTCCGGATCGACGAAACGAATGGCACCGGCCAGTCCCCGGCTGCCGTGTGGCGGAGCCAGGAGGCCAAGACCTTCGGCGCTCGGTCCATGAGCGCCGTCGCCTGGGAGCTCGCCGTCCCAGAGGCGTTCCAGAACCACGAGTCGTGCTACGTCATCGACGACTGCCTCACCATACATTGCACCGTGGAGGTCCtccagcagcagctgcagcagcaggACTCCACCGCCATCAAAAACTGTCTCGTCCTCGTGCCACCGGTGCCGAGCATCTGTCAGGACTTCTACAACCTTCTCAGGGAGAGGCGGTCACCGGAGCCGGACGTGACCTTCATCCTCGAGGACGACGGCACCGAGGTCCAGGCGCACAAGTTGCTGCTGGCCATGCGGTCGCCGGTGTTTTGTGCCCAGTTCCTGCGTGGGGACATGAAGGAGCGGAACGCGCGACGCCTCAAGATCAGTGGCCTGACCGCCTCGGCTTTCAAAGCCATGCTCTAG